A genomic region of Chitinivorax tropicus contains the following coding sequences:
- a CDS encoding flagellar hook-basal body protein yields MNDALTLTVQAMHSDLQRVDTLSRNMVNATTPGYRRQISISRPFFSHMSQLDMAVGAQISIPATDLSAGAIKQTQRTLDLAIQDNSFFVVQSDGGVAYTRQGNFQVDGQGRLVTASGHPLLGQQGEITVGFGEINIDKQGLIIADGKPVDRLRFAKFDPDIQMRSLGNCLLIPSETVEPTESGNTVIASGSLEAANVVPLREMMSLMETMRHFEASQRLVQAYDETLGKSIQKLGEF; encoded by the coding sequence ATGAATGACGCGCTGACATTAACAGTTCAAGCTATGCACTCTGATCTTCAGCGTGTTGATACTTTGTCCCGCAATATGGTAAATGCGACCACACCTGGGTACCGGCGTCAGATAAGTATCAGCCGACCTTTTTTTTCGCATATGTCCCAGTTGGATATGGCAGTGGGTGCGCAAATTAGCATTCCTGCAACTGATCTTAGTGCTGGTGCAATCAAGCAAACACAGCGAACATTAGACCTTGCCATTCAGGATAACTCTTTTTTCGTTGTTCAGAGTGATGGAGGAGTCGCATATACGCGACAGGGTAATTTTCAAGTTGATGGGCAGGGGCGTCTCGTGACGGCCTCAGGGCACCCGCTATTAGGACAGCAGGGAGAAATTACTGTTGGATTTGGTGAAATCAACATTGATAAGCAAGGTTTAATCATTGCTGATGGTAAACCTGTGGATAGGCTTCGATTTGCAAAATTCGATCCTGATATTCAAATGAGATCCCTCGGAAATTGCTTGCTAATCCCTAGTGAAACTGTGGAGCCGACTGAAAGTGGAAATACGGTTATCGCATCCGGGTCGCTCGAAGCTGCAAACGTTGTTCCATTGCGTGAAATGATGTCTCTTATGGAGACGATGCGTCATTTCGAAGCAAGTCAACGTCTTGTTCAGGCCTATGACGAAACGCTAGGAAAAAGTATTCAAAAACTGGGTGAGTTTTAA